The Sorangiineae bacterium MSr11367 genome window below encodes:
- the gluQRS gene encoding tRNA glutamyl-Q(34) synthetase GluQRS: MTSIVTRFAPSPTGDLHLGGAYVALASWWLARRAPAGRYLLRMEDIDAPRVVAGSSERIVTDLGWLGLAWDEGMVAQSERLHLYAAAIDALTARGLVYPCDCSRADIARVASAPHAGEETVYPGLCRDRDPGRAMKRAPALRVRVPDEEISFDDGVAGRFVQNCARDVGDFVLRRGDGVYAYQLVVVVDDLDMGVTDVVRGADLLASTPRQIFLARMLGAEAPRYHHVPLVVDAHGERLAKRTPGAHVRALQEAGIPPEEILGELAYALGITPSNAPCSLGDLLASTAPQLAPHPLRIPPRWIP; this comes from the coding sequence AGCGTACGTTGCCCTCGCGTCGTGGTGGCTCGCGCGCCGTGCACCCGCGGGGCGCTACCTCCTTCGCATGGAAGACATCGATGCTCCGCGCGTGGTGGCGGGATCCTCGGAGCGGATCGTCACCGACCTAGGATGGCTCGGGCTCGCTTGGGACGAGGGGATGGTGGCCCAGTCGGAGCGGCTCCACCTTTATGCAGCGGCCATCGATGCGCTGACCGCGCGCGGGCTCGTCTACCCGTGCGACTGCTCGCGCGCCGACATCGCGCGGGTGGCGAGCGCACCGCACGCGGGCGAGGAAACGGTCTACCCGGGACTCTGCCGCGATCGCGATCCGGGCCGCGCCATGAAGCGAGCGCCTGCGCTTCGCGTGCGCGTGCCCGACGAGGAAATCTCCTTCGACGACGGCGTCGCGGGACGATTCGTGCAGAACTGCGCGCGAGATGTCGGGGACTTCGTGCTCCGCCGTGGCGACGGGGTCTACGCGTACCAGCTCGTCGTGGTCGTCGACGATCTGGACATGGGCGTGACCGACGTCGTGCGCGGCGCCGATCTGCTCGCGTCCACGCCGCGGCAAATCTTTCTCGCGCGCATGCTCGGCGCCGAGGCGCCCCGCTACCACCATGTCCCGCTGGTCGTGGACGCCCACGGCGAGCGCCTGGCCAAGCGCACCCCGGGCGCGCACGTGCGCGCGCTGCAGGAGGCGGGCATCCCGCCGGAGGAGATCCTCGGTGAGCTCGCGTACGCGCTCGGCATCACGCCGTCCAACGCGCCGTGCAGCCTGGGCGATCTCCTCGCCTCGACGGCGCCGCAGCTCGCACCGCACCCCCTTCGCATTCCGCCGCGCTGGATCCCTTAG
- a CDS encoding serine/threonine protein kinase — protein MPSAVAASTAALGIRVGGSLGVGAGRARRRGAGSLGRAVDGVTLLDVGLVLDGKYEVCGVLGEGASGVVYDVRRLGDARSGGDERVALKVIHRHLMGNSQLRGRFVREVAILQRLKGKHLCPILESGELTDPRTSDGMLYMAIPKVDGPSLEKLVASSGPLPIERAIDIVLQICSALVDAHGQGIIHRDLKPANVLLRGGEHVVVVDFGMAKIVTGAGGTGTTDLTTHNMVFGTPEYMAPEQARGDELDARCDVYAVGIILYELLSGKVPFHGASPLNVLTAHMTADLPPLARDVGPALHAVIHSALLKSPDERYANASDLARALEHALRAPDDVDAVSPRLPRSHTVPLPSIPPQAGRASAPSVPRGPAVDVRSGLAASWILVWVLAIATGIAVGVWLSLHT, from the coding sequence TTGCCCTCCGCCGTCGCCGCCTCCACCGCCGCCCTCGGGATCCGCGTCGGCGGCTCCCTCGGCGTCGGCGCCGGCCGCGCGCGGCGCCGGGGCGCGGGATCGCTAGGTCGGGCCGTGGACGGCGTCACGCTGCTCGACGTGGGGCTCGTGCTGGACGGCAAGTACGAAGTGTGCGGCGTGCTCGGCGAAGGCGCGAGCGGTGTGGTCTACGACGTGCGCCGGCTCGGCGATGCACGAAGCGGAGGGGACGAGCGCGTGGCGCTCAAGGTGATTCATCGCCACTTGATGGGCAATTCGCAGCTCCGCGGGCGCTTCGTCCGCGAAGTGGCCATTTTGCAGCGCCTCAAAGGCAAGCACCTTTGCCCGATTCTCGAGTCGGGGGAGCTCACCGATCCGCGGACATCGGACGGCATGCTCTACATGGCCATTCCCAAGGTCGACGGGCCGTCGCTGGAGAAGCTCGTGGCCAGCTCGGGGCCCTTGCCCATCGAGCGCGCGATCGATATCGTGCTGCAGATTTGCTCGGCCTTGGTCGACGCGCACGGGCAGGGGATCATTCATCGCGACTTGAAGCCTGCGAACGTGCTTCTGCGCGGGGGCGAGCACGTCGTCGTGGTCGACTTCGGGATGGCCAAGATCGTCACCGGCGCCGGCGGCACGGGCACCACGGATTTGACGACGCACAACATGGTGTTCGGCACGCCGGAGTACATGGCCCCGGAGCAGGCGCGCGGTGACGAGCTGGATGCGCGATGCGACGTGTACGCGGTGGGGATCATCCTGTACGAGCTTTTGTCGGGCAAGGTCCCGTTCCACGGAGCGAGTCCGCTCAATGTGCTCACCGCGCACATGACCGCGGATCTTCCACCGCTCGCGCGGGACGTCGGGCCGGCGCTTCACGCGGTGATTCATTCCGCGCTGCTCAAGTCGCCCGACGAGCGTTACGCGAATGCCTCGGACCTCGCGCGCGCCCTCGAGCATGCGCTGCGCGCCCCGGACGATGTGGATGCTGTCTCGCCGCGTCTGCCTCGCAGCCATACGGTGCCGCTTCCGTCGATTCCGCCGCAGGCGGGGCGTGCGAGTGCGCCCTCCGTGCCGCGTGGGCCGGCGGTGGACGTGCGGTCTGGGCTTGCGGCGAGCTGGATTCTCGTGTGGGTTCTGGCCATTGCCACCGGGATCGCGGTGGGGGTGTGGCTCTCGCTGCACACCTAA
- a CDS encoding LysM peptidoglycan-binding domain-containing protein: MRSLAAAAFVVGMASPATAHAFSHVVRPGETLAAIAQRVYGNAKMETVLAGANFLDVQGGSAPVPGMRLEIPAPGFHRVSSNETWITLALEWLGDGKRADVLARINHGVAWIPPVDGQEIQIPYVLTVIAADGDRMDQLAHRYIGDANRAWELEAYNGRKASSTGAVPLKRGEVVLVPILDLTLTEEGKRESHSGLEQGRSAEGRALDAQRHADAEIPLLLADLRAGRYVEVVARGNRILGSGELTKVQLGSVHRALLDAYVALDAPAAAAGACAAFRINEPTIKWDPAFVSPKVRNACPPPSPPPPPPSGSASAAPSASAPAARGAGARDR, encoded by the coding sequence GTGAGGAGCCTGGCGGCCGCCGCATTCGTCGTGGGGATGGCGTCGCCGGCGACGGCGCACGCGTTCTCGCACGTGGTTCGGCCGGGGGAGACGCTCGCGGCCATCGCCCAGCGCGTGTACGGCAACGCGAAGATGGAGACGGTGCTTGCGGGCGCAAACTTTCTCGACGTGCAGGGCGGGAGCGCGCCCGTTCCCGGGATGCGCCTGGAGATCCCCGCGCCCGGTTTCCATCGGGTGAGCTCGAACGAGACGTGGATCACGCTGGCCCTGGAGTGGCTCGGCGATGGCAAGCGCGCGGACGTGCTGGCGCGGATCAACCATGGCGTGGCGTGGATTCCGCCGGTCGATGGGCAGGAGATTCAGATCCCCTACGTGCTGACGGTCATCGCGGCGGACGGCGATCGCATGGACCAGCTCGCGCACCGCTACATCGGCGACGCGAACCGCGCGTGGGAGCTGGAGGCGTACAACGGGCGCAAGGCCTCGTCGACGGGCGCGGTGCCCTTGAAGCGCGGCGAGGTGGTGCTGGTCCCGATTCTCGATTTGACGCTGACCGAAGAGGGAAAGCGTGAGTCGCACTCGGGGCTCGAGCAAGGCCGCAGTGCGGAGGGCCGCGCGCTGGATGCGCAGCGCCATGCGGATGCGGAAATCCCCCTGCTTTTGGCCGATCTGCGCGCGGGGCGTTACGTCGAGGTGGTGGCGCGGGGCAATCGCATTTTGGGTAGCGGTGAGCTGACCAAGGTGCAGCTCGGATCGGTGCATCGCGCGCTGCTCGATGCGTACGTCGCGCTGGATGCGCCGGCCGCGGCGGCCGGTGCGTGCGCGGCGTTTCGCATCAACGAGCCCACCATCAAGTGGGATCCTGCCTTCGTTTCGCCCAAGGTTCGCAATGCTTGCCCTCCGCCGTCGCCGCCTCCACCGCCGCCCTCGGGATCCGCGTCGGCGGCTCCCTCGGCGTCGGCGCCGGCCGCGCGCGGCGCCGGGGCGCGGGATCGCTAG
- a CDS encoding serine/threonine protein kinase: protein MSSGERGQDFPLFGSYRVLEELGVGAVSTVYKAAQPSLDRTVAIKALKPTISPASPFAAHLEREARLLGELGHPNIVLCHDFVKTSEKMYLVLEYIEGFSLAELISRAGKGRVALETVAHIGAEIARGLAHAHERGIVHRDIKPSNVLLSKRGDVKIVDFGIAQRERLPTADEPLARMGGLSPSRPDENEAFGTPAYMSPEQVLGEFVDARSDVFSLGVVLYEMLTGTRPFERGDADRRAGAARLRRDPAVPLRVRAPDVPRALESVVMRSLEKLPADRYATAHAVLDSLDDFVRARVRGPRNKLVTSALVKVRLLKEHEADDITLAQVLEERRPPLRRAFIGFAVIGLLIAVGGGALQFSRRGVHDNESGDRPLELFPENMGQLRVVVTPWAEVFVDGQRIDTTPFARPIPLSPGTHYVTLMHPSAPMQKRAVTIASGETALLDATMDLSGLSGGGAKDAGP from the coding sequence ATGTCCAGCGGTGAGCGCGGACAAGATTTCCCGCTGTTCGGGAGCTACCGCGTGCTCGAAGAATTGGGCGTCGGGGCCGTGTCGACCGTCTACAAGGCGGCACAGCCCTCGCTCGATCGCACCGTGGCCATCAAGGCGCTCAAGCCGACGATCTCGCCGGCGTCGCCATTCGCCGCGCACCTCGAACGGGAGGCGCGGCTGCTCGGCGAGCTCGGTCATCCGAACATCGTGCTCTGCCACGACTTCGTGAAGACCTCGGAAAAGATGTACCTGGTGCTGGAGTACATCGAGGGCTTCAGCCTGGCCGAGCTCATTTCGCGCGCAGGAAAGGGCCGGGTGGCGCTGGAGACGGTGGCGCACATCGGCGCGGAGATCGCGCGCGGGCTCGCGCATGCGCACGAGCGCGGCATCGTGCACCGCGACATCAAGCCGTCGAACGTGCTCCTGTCGAAGCGCGGCGACGTCAAAATCGTGGACTTCGGCATCGCACAGCGCGAACGCCTTCCCACGGCCGACGAGCCGCTCGCGCGCATGGGCGGGCTTTCGCCTTCGCGGCCGGACGAGAACGAGGCCTTCGGGACGCCCGCGTACATGTCGCCGGAGCAGGTGCTGGGCGAGTTCGTCGATGCGCGCAGCGACGTGTTTTCCCTGGGCGTGGTGCTCTACGAGATGCTCACCGGCACGCGCCCGTTCGAGCGCGGCGACGCGGATCGGCGTGCGGGCGCGGCGCGGCTGCGGCGCGATCCGGCGGTGCCGCTGCGGGTGCGGGCGCCCGACGTGCCGCGCGCCCTCGAGTCGGTGGTCATGCGCTCGCTGGAGAAGCTGCCGGCGGATCGCTATGCGACCGCGCACGCCGTGCTGGATTCGCTGGACGACTTCGTGCGCGCGCGGGTTCGTGGCCCGCGCAACAAGCTGGTGACCAGCGCGCTGGTGAAGGTGCGGCTGCTCAAGGAGCACGAGGCCGACGACATCACCCTGGCGCAGGTGCTCGAAGAGCGACGCCCGCCGCTGCGGCGCGCGTTCATCGGGTTCGCGGTGATCGGTTTGCTCATTGCCGTCGGGGGAGGCGCGCTGCAGTTCTCACGGCGCGGGGTGCACGACAACGAATCGGGCGATCGCCCGCTGGAGCTTTTCCCCGAGAATATGGGGCAGCTCCGCGTGGTGGTCACACCGTGGGCGGAAGTATTCGTCGATGGTCAACGCATCGACACCACGCCGTTTGCGCGGCCGATTCCCCTTTCGCCCGGTACGCATTATGTCACCTTGATGCATCCGAGTGCACCGATGCAAAAGCGAGCCGTGACCATTGCATCGGGTGAAACGGCCCTGTTGGATGCGACCATGGATTTGAGTGGGCTGTCCGGGGGCGGCGCGAAGGACGCAGGGCCGTGA
- the gpmI gene encoding 2,3-bisphosphoglycerate-independent phosphoglycerate mutase has protein sequence MTNPSKSVSPSTEISSVSAKRPRPLVLVILDGFGERAEREDNAVRLAKTPVLDALNRDYPHGLIGTSGPDVGLPPGQMGNSEVGHLNFGAGRIAMMDISRIDKAVYEKTLASNSVISHILERARAQKGRLHLFGLVSDGGVHSSLEHLKALIDMAAASGVSVVVHAFLDGRDVQPGTAPGYLSQVEAKLKETNAGIVGTVAGRYWAMDRDNRWERVERAYRAIVSASAPRFATALEGVSASYAVKKTDEFVEPIVVGDYAGVRPGDVGLHFNFRPDRARELTRALAMKDFDSFDRGGDVPFTEYACMTTYDSKLGLPIAFPKETYPEIFPEVIARAGLTQFRCAETEKYAHVTYFFNGGREEVFPGEERKMIPSPKDVPTYDHKPEMSARAVAEAVEEAIASEKFDFILVNFANPDMVGHTGFLGAAITAVETVDAGIGRIVDAARARGGAVIITADHGNCELMKDPASGEPHTAHTLNPVPLLYVNDADRTARIREGGRICDVAPTMLGLLGVAQPGPMTGIPLLQR, from the coding sequence ATGACCAACCCATCGAAAAGCGTATCACCGTCCACCGAGATTTCGTCCGTTTCCGCGAAGCGTCCGCGTCCGCTCGTGCTTGTCATTCTCGACGGCTTCGGTGAGCGCGCCGAGCGTGAGGACAACGCCGTGCGGCTGGCCAAGACGCCTGTGCTCGACGCCCTGAACCGCGACTACCCCCATGGCCTCATCGGCACGAGCGGACCCGACGTTGGGCTTCCGCCCGGGCAGATGGGCAACAGCGAGGTGGGCCACCTCAACTTCGGCGCGGGCCGCATCGCGATGATGGACATCTCGCGCATCGACAAAGCCGTCTACGAGAAGACGCTCGCGTCCAATTCGGTGATTTCCCACATTCTCGAACGCGCTCGGGCGCAAAAGGGTCGCCTGCATCTCTTCGGACTCGTATCCGATGGTGGAGTACACAGTTCGCTCGAACATCTCAAGGCGCTCATCGATATGGCCGCTGCGAGTGGCGTCAGTGTGGTCGTCCACGCCTTCCTCGACGGGCGTGATGTCCAACCGGGAACGGCGCCGGGCTACCTGTCGCAAGTCGAGGCCAAGTTGAAGGAGACGAACGCGGGCATCGTCGGCACGGTGGCGGGACGCTACTGGGCGATGGATCGCGACAACCGATGGGAGCGTGTGGAACGCGCCTACCGCGCGATCGTTTCCGCTTCCGCTCCGCGTTTTGCGACGGCGCTGGAAGGCGTTTCCGCGTCGTATGCGGTGAAGAAGACCGACGAATTCGTCGAGCCGATCGTCGTGGGCGACTACGCGGGCGTGCGTCCGGGCGACGTGGGGCTGCACTTCAATTTCCGACCCGACCGCGCCCGCGAGCTCACGCGTGCGCTGGCGATGAAGGACTTCGACTCGTTCGACCGCGGCGGCGATGTGCCCTTCACCGAGTACGCGTGCATGACCACGTACGACTCGAAGCTCGGGCTGCCCATCGCGTTCCCCAAAGAGACGTACCCCGAAATTTTCCCCGAGGTCATCGCACGCGCGGGGCTCACGCAGTTCCGTTGTGCGGAGACGGAGAAGTACGCGCACGTGACGTACTTCTTCAACGGCGGGCGCGAGGAAGTCTTCCCGGGCGAGGAGCGCAAAATGATCCCGTCGCCCAAGGACGTGCCGACGTACGATCACAAGCCCGAGATGAGCGCGCGCGCCGTCGCCGAGGCCGTCGAGGAAGCCATCGCGAGCGAGAAGTTCGACTTCATCCTGGTGAACTTCGCCAACCCGGACATGGTCGGCCACACCGGCTTTCTCGGTGCGGCGATCACCGCCGTGGAAACGGTGGACGCGGGCATCGGTCGCATCGTCGATGCGGCCCGGGCGCGCGGAGGTGCGGTGATCATCACCGCGGACCATGGCAACTGCGAGCTCATGAAAGATCCCGCCTCGGGCGAGCCGCACACGGCGCACACGCTCAACCCCGTGCCGTTGCTCTACGTGAACGACGCCGATCGCACGGCGCGCATCCGCGAGGGCGGGCGCATCTGCGACGTGGCGCCGACCATGCTCGGGTTGCTCGGCGTGGCGCAACCTGGACCGATGACCGGCATTCCGCTGCTTCAGCGTTGA
- a CDS encoding ribonuclease HI: MPWVEASLRGQKVMARTKEDGAFDVREGRVEIRYKPSDARAYRASLGNLTRIPGAQLLPDDACVSGAYVPLRTPSAPSLKAAAPVAPATTGDGRAWIAYTDGACSGNPGPAGAGVVLITPDGKISESFESLGEGTNNVAELTAILRALEAVPRTASEVIIHTDSQYAIGVLTKGWRPKANQQLIADIKRTLAEHKNPRFVYVPGHAGVPLNERADQLAREAIRTGSTRPLPSL, encoded by the coding sequence ATGCCCTGGGTCGAGGCCTCGTTACGCGGACAGAAAGTCATGGCGCGCACCAAGGAAGACGGTGCGTTCGATGTGCGAGAAGGTCGCGTGGAGATTCGTTACAAGCCGAGCGATGCACGCGCCTACCGCGCCTCGTTGGGCAACCTGACACGCATTCCGGGCGCACAATTGCTGCCCGACGACGCGTGCGTCTCCGGAGCGTACGTTCCCCTTCGCACGCCGAGTGCGCCGTCGCTCAAGGCGGCCGCCCCGGTCGCTCCCGCCACCACCGGCGATGGGCGGGCGTGGATCGCGTACACGGACGGCGCGTGCTCGGGCAACCCCGGACCGGCCGGTGCGGGTGTCGTGCTCATCACCCCGGACGGAAAAATTTCGGAGAGCTTCGAATCCCTGGGCGAGGGCACGAACAACGTGGCCGAGCTCACCGCCATCCTGCGCGCCCTCGAAGCGGTGCCCAGGACCGCGAGCGAAGTCATCATTCACACGGACAGCCAGTACGCCATCGGGGTGCTGACCAAGGGCTGGCGCCCCAAGGCGAACCAGCAGCTCATCGCGGACATCAAGCGCACGCTCGCGGAGCACAAAAACCCGCGCTTCGTCTATGTCCCCGGCCATGCCGGCGTTCCTCTCAACGAGCGCGCCGACCAACTCGCGCGCGAAGCCATCCGCACCGGCAGCACCCGCCCGCTGCCGTCCCTCTGA
- a CDS encoding SDR family oxidoreductase, with translation MGTIFRSGLFDGHVAIVTGGGSGIGLAIATGLGELGAKVAILGRKPERLEGAKKELEQRGIAVHTEVCDIREVEQIASAVEGIGAALGPATLLVNNAGGQFPTTAEQVTPRGWEAVVRNNLNGTFFMTQAVATKHMIPARRGRIVNIIANVRRGFPGMVHTGAARAGVENMTKTLAVEWAQHNIQVNAIAPGVIKSSGTDQYPPELLELSRLRTPMKRHGSPEEVANLTVYLASDAASFVTGETWYIDGGANLWGDNWTIPDPA, from the coding sequence ATGGGAACCATTTTTCGATCCGGCCTCTTCGATGGGCACGTCGCCATCGTGACGGGCGGTGGCAGTGGCATTGGCCTCGCCATCGCGACCGGACTGGGAGAACTGGGCGCCAAGGTCGCCATCCTGGGACGAAAGCCCGAACGCCTCGAGGGCGCGAAAAAAGAGCTCGAGCAGCGCGGTATCGCCGTGCACACCGAGGTGTGCGACATCCGTGAGGTCGAGCAGATCGCGAGCGCGGTCGAAGGCATCGGGGCGGCACTCGGGCCGGCGACCCTCCTGGTGAACAACGCCGGCGGGCAGTTCCCCACCACAGCCGAACAGGTGACCCCGCGCGGGTGGGAAGCGGTGGTTCGCAATAACCTCAACGGTACGTTCTTCATGACCCAAGCGGTGGCCACGAAGCACATGATCCCGGCACGCCGCGGGCGGATCGTGAACATCATCGCCAACGTCCGGCGCGGTTTTCCGGGCATGGTCCACACGGGCGCGGCGCGCGCGGGCGTGGAAAACATGACCAAAACGCTCGCGGTGGAGTGGGCGCAGCACAACATCCAGGTGAACGCGATCGCGCCGGGCGTCATCAAATCGAGCGGGACGGATCAATACCCGCCCGAGCTTCTCGAGTTGAGCCGTCTACGAACCCCCATGAAACGCCACGGCAGTCCGGAAGAAGTCGCAAACCTCACCGTCTACCTCGCGTCGGACGCCGCATCGTTCGTCACCGGCGAAACGTGGTACATCGACGGCGGGGCAAACCTCTGGGGCGACAACTGGACCATTCCCGACCCCGCGTGA
- a CDS encoding tetratricopeptide repeat protein, with the protein MEELRTEPRTDLDDRTDISLPPDAALPLIDSDTDEVGVLPQRSFVRSARTFLRDYFLGEEPTVGAALVPFCFLSILLFTRHPLKTNFIFDEQEAILANPYVRSIAEANSKLHWLDAFRRDFWGLPSDRSIGSYRPIPDLIWRALWGLGARDQTPFLHHWVNVVLHALNGALLTVIVSKVTKDRALGWLSGLVFVGCAVLTEAVSGVVGIADVLGALGVLLAVAALALPMYWMVPAVFLATLFGLFSKESALCAVPLVPIAALFLSRYVHPVSPRAGLRTVLAGLATAVAFVLYVESRRRLFPAPLAPEISAAANAHKPFLQRTFAALLRWYAQPILPRDPLNNPLIEATPPYRIAAGLRIYADGLSQIVFPRTLSGDYSAPQEPIPPTLVFPASVAGALGMVAPVLAAPVMGIVAWRRARKWRTETGYLDSPHIAMVMGQKSGLLALLGVAMVWVVVSYFPVSNIPILLPTVRAERFWYFPALGTSIAVAAVFITVGRKLRRTRLAWATTAVLLVFLGFQAYAARMHANDYTDDLVFWDATRHAVPRSAKAHLNYSVMQGARGRLEERRSANAVALDLAPTWPMANVYLGDTLCRMHRADEAWPYYKRGFELSPNDQNLIALAIQCLWDEKKLQSESSLVRNELEDLATKHPGTWVAYLARDTIDNGEGHEGVDPQYRPRGYNQGPKEE; encoded by the coding sequence ATGGAGGAACTGCGAACGGAGCCGCGGACTGATCTCGACGATCGCACGGACATCTCCCTTCCACCTGATGCGGCGCTCCCGCTCATCGACTCGGACACCGATGAGGTGGGGGTGCTGCCCCAGCGCTCGTTCGTGCGCTCGGCCCGCACCTTTCTACGCGATTACTTCCTCGGCGAGGAGCCTACGGTGGGCGCCGCCCTGGTTCCATTTTGCTTTCTGTCGATTCTGCTCTTCACGCGGCATCCGCTCAAAACGAATTTCATCTTCGACGAGCAGGAAGCCATATTGGCCAATCCCTACGTGCGCAGCATCGCGGAGGCCAATTCGAAGTTGCACTGGCTCGATGCCTTTCGCCGCGATTTCTGGGGCCTCCCGTCCGATCGCAGCATCGGCTCGTACCGGCCCATTCCCGATTTGATCTGGCGCGCCCTCTGGGGACTCGGCGCCCGGGATCAGACGCCGTTTTTGCACCATTGGGTGAATGTCGTGCTCCACGCGCTCAATGGGGCGCTGCTCACGGTCATCGTCTCCAAGGTCACCAAGGATCGCGCGCTGGGGTGGCTGTCCGGGCTCGTCTTCGTGGGGTGCGCCGTGCTCACCGAGGCGGTGAGCGGCGTGGTGGGCATCGCCGACGTGCTGGGCGCGCTGGGCGTGCTGCTCGCCGTGGCGGCGCTCGCACTGCCCATGTACTGGATGGTGCCGGCCGTGTTCCTGGCCACGTTGTTCGGGCTCTTTTCCAAGGAGAGCGCGCTCTGCGCGGTGCCGCTGGTGCCCATTGCCGCGCTGTTCCTGTCGCGGTACGTGCACCCGGTGTCACCGCGCGCGGGGCTCCGCACGGTGCTCGCGGGGCTGGCCACGGCGGTGGCCTTCGTCCTGTACGTCGAGTCGCGGAGGCGCCTCTTCCCAGCGCCGCTCGCACCGGAGATCAGCGCCGCGGCCAATGCGCACAAGCCGTTCCTGCAGCGGACCTTCGCCGCGCTGCTCCGCTGGTATGCGCAGCCGATTCTGCCGCGCGATCCTCTGAACAATCCGCTCATCGAGGCAACGCCCCCGTACCGCATTGCGGCGGGATTGCGCATTTACGCCGATGGGCTTTCGCAAATCGTGTTTCCGCGAACGCTGTCGGGCGATTATTCGGCGCCGCAAGAGCCGATTCCACCGACGTTGGTATTCCCGGCCAGCGTCGCCGGCGCATTGGGGATGGTGGCCCCGGTGCTGGCGGCTCCGGTGATGGGCATCGTGGCGTGGCGGCGCGCGCGCAAGTGGCGCACGGAAACGGGCTACCTCGATTCGCCGCACATCGCGATGGTCATGGGGCAGAAGTCGGGCCTGCTCGCGCTGCTGGGCGTGGCGATGGTGTGGGTCGTCGTTTCGTATTTCCCCGTGTCCAATATTCCGATTTTGCTGCCGACGGTGCGTGCAGAGCGATTCTGGTATTTCCCCGCCCTTGGGACGAGCATCGCCGTCGCCGCGGTGTTCATCACCGTGGGGCGCAAGCTGCGGCGGACGCGCCTTGCCTGGGCGACGACCGCCGTGCTGCTGGTTTTCCTCGGTTTCCAGGCCTACGCCGCACGGATGCACGCGAACGATTACACGGACGATCTCGTGTTCTGGGACGCCACCCGCCACGCCGTTCCGCGGAGTGCGAAGGCGCACCTCAATTATTCCGTGATGCAGGGCGCGCGCGGCCGCCTGGAAGAACGCCGCTCCGCCAATGCGGTGGCGCTCGATCTGGCGCCCACGTGGCCGATGGCCAATGTCTATTTGGGCGACACTCTCTGCCGCATGCACCGAGCCGACGAGGCTTGGCCTTATTACAAGCGCGGCTTCGAGCTTTCCCCGAACGATCAGAATTTGATCGCTCTGGCGATTCAGTGCCTTTGGGACGAGAAAAAGCTGCAGAGTGAATCGTCGCTGGTCCGCAACGAGCTGGAAGATCTGGCGACGAAGCACCCCGGCACCTGGGTGGCCTACCTCGCACGCGACACCATCGACAACGGCGAGGGCCACGAAGGTGTCGATCCGCAATACCGCCCCCGCGGCTACAACCAAGGCCCCAAAGAAGAATAG
- a CDS encoding glutathione S-transferase N-terminal domain-containing protein: MRRLFVIHESPWSERARWALDHHGLRYSTVGHLPLLGEWQLRRLLGAKKERITVPVLAADGSAYGDSWEIALYADRTGAGEKLVPSSLEGDVRHWNQVADGGMGGVRARVLARMLENPKSLDAQAPPFVPAWARALLRPTAKWVVRHLQRKYQTRSDEVGSNAMQLRAALDTLRDGLKGNKRYLLGQFSYADIAMATLLQGVLPVSDLFLRLAPAVRDVWTEDAVARDYADLIAWRDDLYERHRKVG, from the coding sequence GTGCGACGCCTTTTCGTCATCCATGAATCGCCGTGGTCCGAGCGGGCGCGTTGGGCGCTCGATCACCACGGCCTGCGCTACTCCACGGTGGGCCATCTTCCCTTGCTGGGCGAGTGGCAACTGAGGCGTCTCCTGGGCGCGAAAAAGGAGCGCATCACGGTGCCGGTTCTGGCCGCGGATGGCAGCGCCTACGGCGATTCATGGGAGATCGCGCTGTATGCCGATCGAACGGGCGCCGGTGAGAAGCTGGTGCCGTCGTCGCTCGAGGGCGATGTTCGCCATTGGAATCAAGTGGCCGACGGCGGCATGGGCGGCGTTCGTGCCCGCGTGCTCGCGCGCATGCTCGAGAACCCCAAGTCCCTCGACGCGCAGGCGCCCCCCTTCGTTCCCGCGTGGGCGCGCGCGCTGCTCCGCCCCACCGCCAAGTGGGTCGTGCGCCACCTCCAGCGCAAGTACCAAACGCGCTCCGACGAGGTCGGGAGCAACGCCATGCAGCTGCGCGCCGCCCTCGATACCTTGCGGGACGGCCTGAAGGGCAACAAGCGTTACCTGCTCGGCCAATTCAGCTACGCCGACATCGCCATGGCCACGCTCCTCCAGGGCGTCCTTCCCGTGTCGGACCTTTTCCTGCGTCTCGCGCCCGCCGTTCGCGATGTCTGGACCGAGGACGCCGTCGCCCGCGACTATGCGGACCTCATCGCCTGGCGCGACGATTTGTACGAGCGGCATCGCAAGGTCGGCTAG